The Populus trichocarpa isolate Nisqually-1 chromosome 11, P.trichocarpa_v4.1, whole genome shotgun sequence genome has a segment encoding these proteins:
- the LOC7495268 gene encoding ribosomal RNA-processing protein 17, which translates to MKGEIEDNGAIQIPPTRAGHIKKRVLKNKGVSVSFNEKDLRDYVTGFHKRKKKRRKEAIKQQEVKLRHKRIAARKQRKLEKELALNGGAPPAADESDNYGEDDEEIEPIASISGTTKYDNGDMQVTVTTSEISREDEDGHSEKTQVTVPRLNEADKSHKLSVSKKNSFKKVLKHKSRSKPQNKRDRKKGKTNTKKR; encoded by the exons ATGAAAGGTGAAATTGAGGACAACGGAGCAATACAGATACCGCCAACTCGAGCTGGGCACATAAAGAAACGAGTTCTTAAGAACAAAGGTGTGTCTGTCTCTTTCAACGAGAAAGATCTCAG gGATTATGTTACTGGGTTTCataagaggaagaagaagaggagaaaggAAGCAATTAAACAACAAGAGGTGAAGTTAAGGCACAAGCGTATCGCGGCACGCAAACAG AGGAAACTGGAAAAAGAACTTGCTTTAAATGGAGGAGCTCCACCAGCTGCTGATGAAAGCGATAACTAtggagaagatgatgaagaaattgaGCCAATTGCATCAATAAGTG GGACAACAAAGTACGACAATGGGGACATGCAAGTTACTGTGACCACCAGCGAGATTTCGCGTGAAGACGAGGATGGCCATAGTGAAAAGACACAAGTGACAGTGCCAAGGTTGAATGAAGCTGATAAATCGCACAAGTTATCCGTGAGCAAAAAGAATTCATTCAAGAAAGTTTTGAAACACAAATCACGGTCAAAGCCACAAAACAAAAGGGACAGAAAGAAGGGAAAGACGAATACCAAGAAGCGGTAG
- the LOC7495267 gene encoding sphingosine kinase 1 isoform X1, with the protein MENQQGDSLIISDQVKVNGNLTPLTLTTEGKLQWTTEKGQHSLTVEKEVLGFTIQGSKIIIKAVTEKRDGIFCSASAGGGALARKDFVFEPLSDESLHLWCQHLRDYINSLGRPKRLFIFVNPFGGKKSALKIYFDVVKPLLEDADVQITVQETKYQLHAKEVVRAMDLTKYDGIVCVSGDGILVEVVNGLLEREDWNAAIKMPLGTVPAGTGNGMVKSTLDSAGEPCTASNAVVAIIRGHKCSLDVATILQGDTKFFSVLMFAWGLVADIDIESEKYRWMGSARLDFYGLQRMLCLRQYSGRISFVPAPGFEAYGEPTRYNGEFTSTQSSINPGQEQHVKAEQYSYQGPDVDLTNLEWRTINGPFISVWLHNVPWGGEGTMAAPDAKFADGNLDLILIKDCPKLGLLALMTNLSDGGHVKSPHVMYLKVKAFILEPGQRTKDPTRGGIIDIDGEVLARGNGTYKHDQKTLMTYDKLQITMDQGLATLFCPVQQ; encoded by the exons ATGGAGAATCAACAAGGAGACAGCTTAATAATATCAGACCAGGTAAAGGTCAACGGAAATCTAACCCCGTTAACTCTAACAACAGAAGGAAAGCTCCAGTGGACGACGGAGAAAGGTCAACATAGTCTGACCGTGGAAAAAGAGGTGCTTGGATTCACAATTCAAGGatccaaaataataatcaaagcaGTTACAGAAAAACGAGACGGAATCTTCTGTTCCGCATCCGCAGGAGGAGGAGCTCTGGCGAGgaaggattttgtttttgaaccgttaaGTGATGAATCACTGCACCTTTGGTGTCAACATCTCCGTGATTACATTAATTCTTTAG GGAGGCCGAAGAGGTTGTTTATATTTGTCAATCCATTTGGAGGGAAGAAATCGGCTTTGaagatatattttgatgtgGTTAAACCTTTGCTTGAAGATGCTGATGTCCAAATTACAGTTCAAG AAACTAAATATCAGCTCCATGCTAAGGAGGTTGTTCGCGCGATGGACCTTACGAAATATGATGGTATTGTTTGTGTCAGTGGAGATGGTATACTCGTTGAG GTGGTAAATGGACTTTTAGAAAGAGAAGATTGGAATGCTGCAATAAAGATGCCTCTTGGAACGGTTCCTGCAG GTACAGGAAATGGCATGGTAAAGTCTACTCTGGATTCTGCTGGTGAACCATGTACAGCATCTAATGCTGTGGTTGCTATTATACGAG GCCATAAGTGCTCACTGGATGTAGCTACTATCTTGCAAGGAGATACCAAATTCTTTAGTGTCTTGATGTTTGCATGGG GTTTAGTGGCAGATATTGACATTGAGTCTGAGAAATACCGGTGGATGGGGAGTGCCCGTCTTGATTTCTAT GGCCTTCAACGAATGTTATGTCTGAGGCAATACAGTGGACGCATATCTTTTGTGCCTGCACCTGGCTTCGAAGCTTATGGGGAGCCGACCAGGTACAATGGTGAATTTACCAGCACACAGAGTAGTATCAATCCTGGCCAAGAGCAGCATGTTAAGGCTGAACAATACAGTTACCAGGGACCTGATGTTGACTTAACAAATCTGGAGTGGAGGACTATTAATGGACCGTTTATATCAGTCTGGCTTCATAATGTCCCTTGGGGTGGTGAAGGTACAATGGCAGCACCTGATGCCAAG TTCGCAGATGGTAATTTGGACCTGATCCTCATCAAGGATTGCCCGAAGTTGGGCTTGCTAGCATTGATGACCAATTTGAGCGATGGAGGTCATGTAAAATCACCACATGTCATGTATCTCAAG GTGAAAGCATTCATTTTAGAGCCTGGTCAGCGCACCAAGGACCCGACCAGGGGAGGGATCATAGACATAGACGGTGAGGTCCTGGCCAGAGGAAATGGAACATACAAGCATGATCAGAAGACGCTGATGACATATGATAAGCTTCAAATAACAATGGATCAAGGTTTGGCCACTCTATTTTGCCCTGTACAACAATAG
- the LOC7495267 gene encoding sphingosine kinase 1 isoform X2, with amino-acid sequence MWLNLCLKMLMSKLQFKVVNGLLEREDWNAAIKMPLGTVPAGTGNGMVKSTLDSAGEPCTASNAVVAIIRGHKCSLDVATILQGDTKFFSVLMFAWGLVADIDIESEKYRWMGSARLDFYGLQRMLCLRQYSGRISFVPAPGFEAYGEPTRYNGEFTSTQSSINPGQEQHVKAEQYSYQGPDVDLTNLEWRTINGPFISVWLHNVPWGGEGTMAAPDAKFADGNLDLILIKDCPKLGLLALMTNLSDGGHVKSPHVMYLKVKAFILEPGQRTKDPTRGGIIDIDGEVLARGNGTYKHDQKTLMTYDKLQITMDQGLATLFCPVQQ; translated from the exons atgtgGTTAAACCTTTGCTTGAAGATGCTGATGTCCAAATTACAGTTCAAG GTGGTAAATGGACTTTTAGAAAGAGAAGATTGGAATGCTGCAATAAAGATGCCTCTTGGAACGGTTCCTGCAG GTACAGGAAATGGCATGGTAAAGTCTACTCTGGATTCTGCTGGTGAACCATGTACAGCATCTAATGCTGTGGTTGCTATTATACGAG GCCATAAGTGCTCACTGGATGTAGCTACTATCTTGCAAGGAGATACCAAATTCTTTAGTGTCTTGATGTTTGCATGGG GTTTAGTGGCAGATATTGACATTGAGTCTGAGAAATACCGGTGGATGGGGAGTGCCCGTCTTGATTTCTAT GGCCTTCAACGAATGTTATGTCTGAGGCAATACAGTGGACGCATATCTTTTGTGCCTGCACCTGGCTTCGAAGCTTATGGGGAGCCGACCAGGTACAATGGTGAATTTACCAGCACACAGAGTAGTATCAATCCTGGCCAAGAGCAGCATGTTAAGGCTGAACAATACAGTTACCAGGGACCTGATGTTGACTTAACAAATCTGGAGTGGAGGACTATTAATGGACCGTTTATATCAGTCTGGCTTCATAATGTCCCTTGGGGTGGTGAAGGTACAATGGCAGCACCTGATGCCAAG TTCGCAGATGGTAATTTGGACCTGATCCTCATCAAGGATTGCCCGAAGTTGGGCTTGCTAGCATTGATGACCAATTTGAGCGATGGAGGTCATGTAAAATCACCACATGTCATGTATCTCAAG GTGAAAGCATTCATTTTAGAGCCTGGTCAGCGCACCAAGGACCCGACCAGGGGAGGGATCATAGACATAGACGGTGAGGTCCTGGCCAGAGGAAATGGAACATACAAGCATGATCAGAAGACGCTGATGACATATGATAAGCTTCAAATAACAATGGATCAAGGTTTGGCCACTCTATTTTGCCCTGTACAACAATAG
- the LOC7495267 gene encoding sphingosine kinase 1 isoform X3, with protein MPLGTVPAGTGNGMVKSTLDSAGEPCTASNAVVAIIRGHKCSLDVATILQGDTKFFSVLMFAWGLVADIDIESEKYRWMGSARLDFYGLQRMLCLRQYSGRISFVPAPGFEAYGEPTRYNGEFTSTQSSINPGQEQHVKAEQYSYQGPDVDLTNLEWRTINGPFISVWLHNVPWGGEGTMAAPDAKFADGNLDLILIKDCPKLGLLALMTNLSDGGHVKSPHVMYLKVKAFILEPGQRTKDPTRGGIIDIDGEVLARGNGTYKHDQKTLMTYDKLQITMDQGLATLFCPVQQ; from the exons ATGCCTCTTGGAACGGTTCCTGCAG GTACAGGAAATGGCATGGTAAAGTCTACTCTGGATTCTGCTGGTGAACCATGTACAGCATCTAATGCTGTGGTTGCTATTATACGAG GCCATAAGTGCTCACTGGATGTAGCTACTATCTTGCAAGGAGATACCAAATTCTTTAGTGTCTTGATGTTTGCATGGG GTTTAGTGGCAGATATTGACATTGAGTCTGAGAAATACCGGTGGATGGGGAGTGCCCGTCTTGATTTCTAT GGCCTTCAACGAATGTTATGTCTGAGGCAATACAGTGGACGCATATCTTTTGTGCCTGCACCTGGCTTCGAAGCTTATGGGGAGCCGACCAGGTACAATGGTGAATTTACCAGCACACAGAGTAGTATCAATCCTGGCCAAGAGCAGCATGTTAAGGCTGAACAATACAGTTACCAGGGACCTGATGTTGACTTAACAAATCTGGAGTGGAGGACTATTAATGGACCGTTTATATCAGTCTGGCTTCATAATGTCCCTTGGGGTGGTGAAGGTACAATGGCAGCACCTGATGCCAAG TTCGCAGATGGTAATTTGGACCTGATCCTCATCAAGGATTGCCCGAAGTTGGGCTTGCTAGCATTGATGACCAATTTGAGCGATGGAGGTCATGTAAAATCACCACATGTCATGTATCTCAAG GTGAAAGCATTCATTTTAGAGCCTGGTCAGCGCACCAAGGACCCGACCAGGGGAGGGATCATAGACATAGACGGTGAGGTCCTGGCCAGAGGAAATGGAACATACAAGCATGATCAGAAGACGCTGATGACATATGATAAGCTTCAAATAACAATGGATCAAGGTTTGGCCACTCTATTTTGCCCTGTACAACAATAG
- the LOC18102973 gene encoding B3 domain-containing protein Os07g0563300 produces MSSSSSSSLAATSTTATATNNNNNNTSCCSSSSTVLSRKCFNSDCTDFKSRKGWRLRSGDFADLCDRCASAHEEGRFCETFHSNASGWRSCESCGKRVHCGCIVSLQAFTLLDAGGIACMACARKSFVLTPNPAWPLFYHSPFPERLKDLSVKSWSQLAGSGPVPWRQAPSLFNSSATQSELQPRMPYEVDRLNAGERFSALSLEKRKLEDFPERFINGSPRNHLQDIVENGNAGIIDDEQPQMLSSLREDISAQQFGITIPYASPSKLKGQIEGSVNPLLPAPLPLFAKRVHGTLHKGVDSSVDGQIRNGRPRIDARGKSQLLPRYWPRFTDEELQQISGNPNSVIKPLFEKMLSASDAGRIGRLVLPKKCAEAYFPPISQPEGLPLRVQDSKGKEWIFQFRFWPNNNSRMYVLEGVTPCIQNMQLQAGDIVTFSRLEPEGKLVMGFRKASSASLSDQDNETSQIGDGVSANGDAELGPSPWSKVDKSGYIAKEVLEAKSSIKKRKSSTLGSKSKRLRIENEDMIELKLTWEEAQGLLRPAPDHVPSIVVIEGFEFEEYEDAPVLGKPTIFAMDNVGHKIQWVQCEDCLKWRKLPLNVLLPSKWTCSGNTWDSERSSCSAAQDLTSEQLENLLPSRNLVTSKRLKAAKKDIDNVEALGGLDTLANLAILGEGEALLASSQATTKHPRHRPGCSCIVCIQPPSGKGPKHKQTCTCNVCQTVKRRFKTLMMKREKKQSEKEAETTRKQQESSAEKLLDDDPSPSSNAGSASGSPNKKKAVSEVSDDDPNRMKSSTSPFKGQIDLNIQPEREDELSPGSDSGGMMRMLQDASERYLRMQRFLSSDGDNIPASNHSVSSGGADEKAGSGIMLGGSHQDVSEDHPSAFSLIASESASTPAT; encoded by the exons atgtcttcctcctcctcctcctctcttgcTGCTACTTCAACTACTGCTACTGCTAcgaataacaacaacaacaacacttcatgttgctcttcttcttcaacgGTGCTGTCAAGGAAGTGTTTCAATTCCGATTGTACGGACTTCAAATCTCGAAAAGGATGGAGGCTTCGGTCCGGTGACTTTGCCGACCTCTGCGATCGATGCGC TTCTGCTCATGAGGAGGGGAGGTTCTGTGAGACTTTCCACTCGAATGCCAGTGGCTGGAGGAGTTGTGAGTCTTGTGGGAAG AGGGTTCATTGTGGATGTATTGTGTCACTTCAAGCATTTACATTGTTGGATGCTGGAGGTATTGCTTGCATGGCATGTGCAAGGAAAAGTTTTGTTCTG ACACCAAACCCTGCCTGGCCTCTATTTTATCATTCTCCTTTTCCTGAAAGACTCAAAGACCTTTCTGTCAAGAGTTGGAGTCAATTAGCTGGGTCAGGTCCTGTACCATGGCGTCAAGCACCCAGTTTGTTCAATTCTTCTGCTACCCAGTCTGAATTGCAACCGAGGATGCCTTATGAAGTTGACAGGCTCAATGCTGGTGAAAGATTTTCTGCCCTTTCCCTAGAAAAAAGGAAACTTGAGGATTTTCCTGAAAGATTTATCAACGGAAGCCCGAGGAATCACTTACAGGATATAGTTGAGAATGGGAATGCAG GAATCATTGATGATGAGCAACCACAAATGTTGTCATCTTTAAGAGAGGATATATCTGCTCAACAATTCGGTATAACAATACCTTATGCATCTCCAAGCAAGTTAAAAGGTCAAATCGAGGGCTCTGTAAATCCTTTACTGCCAGCCCCTCTGCCTCTGTTTGCTAAGCGTGTTCATGGGACTTTACATAAAGGAGTTGACTCATCAGTTGATGGCCAGATACGCAATGGAAGACCTAGAATAGATGCCCGTGGAAAAAGCCAGTTACTTCCTCGGTACTGGCCAAGGTTTACTGATGAAGAGCTACAGCAGATATCTGGAAA CCCTAATTCTGTTATCAAACCTTTGTTTGAGAAGATGCTGAGTGCCAGTGATGCTGGACGAATTGGGCGTCTGGTGCTGCCAAAAAAATGTGCAGAG GCCTATTTTCCACCCATCTCGCAGCCTGAAGGTCTACCTCTCAGGGTCCAAGATTCTAAAGGAAAAGAGTGGATATTTCAATTTCGGTTTTGGCCCAACAACAATAGCAGAATGTATGTTCTGGAGGGAGTTACTCCTTGCATACAAAACATGCAATTGCAAGCAGGCGATATAG TAACGTTTAGTCGATTAGAGCCAGAAGGAAAATTGGTTATGGGATTCAGAAAGGCATCCTCAGCTTCACTATCTGATCAG GACAATGAAACTAGCCAGATTGGCGATGGTGTTTCTGCAAATGGAGAT GCTGAATTGGGTCCTAGTCCTTGGTCTAAAGTTGACAAATCAGGCTACATAGCAAAAGAAGTTCTTGAAGCAAAATCTTCAATCAAAAAGAGGAAGAGCAGCACGTTGGGTTCTAAGAGTAAGCGCTTAAGGATTGAAAATGAAGATATGATAGAACTGAAGCTAACATGGGAAGAAGCACAAGGATTGCTCCGCCCTGCTCCTGACCATGTTCCCAGTATTGTGGTGATTGAAGGATTTGAGTTCGAGGAATATGAG GATGCACCAGTGCTCGGCAAACCTACAATTTTTGCAATGGATAATGTGGG TCACAAGATTCAATGGGTTCAATGCGAAGATTGTCTTAAGTGGCGAAAATTGCCTCTCAATGTTCTTCTTCCCTCCAAATGGACATGTTCTGGTAACACATGGGATTCTGAAAG ATCATCATGTTCGGCGGCTCAAGATTTGACATCAGAGCAGCTTGAAAATCTACTGCCATCCCGTAATTTAG TCACTTCCAAGAGATTGAAGGCTGCCAAGAAGGATATTGATAATGTTGAAGCTTTGGGGGGCCTTGACACTCTTGCTAACCTGGCTATTTTGGGAGAGGGTGAGGCTCTTCTGGCTTCATCCCAGGCCACCACGAAGCACCCCCGACACAGACCAGGCTGCTCCTGCATCGTGTGCATTCAGCCCCCAAGTGGGAAGGGTCCCAAACACAAGCAGACATGCACATGTAATGTCTGCCAAACAGTGAAGCGCCGTTTTAAGACCTTAATGATGAAGCGAGAGAAGAAGCAATCAGAGAAAGAAGCAGAAACTACTCGGAAGCAGCAGGAGTCTTCCGCTGAGAAGTTGCTTGATGATGACCCCTCACCATCTAGCAATGCAGGAAGTGCAAGTGGCAGTCCTAACAAGAAAAAAGCAGTCAGTGAAGTTTCCGATGATGATCCTAACAGAATGAAATCCTCAACTTCGCCTTTTAAAGGCCAAATAGACCTGAATATCCAGCCAGAGAGGGAGGATGAGTTATCACCTGGTTCGGATTCTGGAGGCATGATGAGGATGCTCCAAGATGCCTCTGAGAGATACCTCAGGATGCAAAGATTCTTGAGTTCAGATGGTGATAATATCCCTGCCAGTAATCACTCGGTATCAAGTGGGGGGGCAGATGAAAAAGCCGGTAGTGGCATTATGCTTGGTGGCAGCCATCAAGATGTTAGCGAGGATCACCCCTCAGCTTTTTCATTGATCGCATCTGAATCTGCATCCACTCCAGCCACCTGA
- the LOC7485588 gene encoding syntaxin-124, with translation MNDLFSSSFKKYTDLKQQAQIDDMEAGKEGMNLDRFFEDVENIKEDMKTVERLYRSLQEANEESKTVHNAKTMKNLRSRMDMDVEQVLKRVKIIKGKLEALDRSNAAHRNIPGCGPGSSTDRTRTSVVSGLGKKLKDLMDNFQDLRARMAAEYKETVERRYFTITGERASDETIENLISSGESESFMQKAIQEQGRGQILDTISEIQERHDAVKEIEKNLIELHQVFLDMAALVEAQGHQLNDIESHVAHASSFVRRGTEQLQEAREHQKSSRKWTCIAIIAGVVLIVVMLLPFLPQILALL, from the coding sequence ATGAATGATTTGTTCTCGAGTTCGTTCAAGAAGTACACTGACCTCAAGCAGCAGGCTCAAATTGATGACATGGAGGCAGGGAAGGAGGGtatgaatctggacagattcTTTGAAGATGTCGAAAATATTAAGGAAGATATGAAAACTGTTGAGAGGCTGTACAGGAGTTTACAAGAAGCCAATGAAGAAAGCAAGACTGTTCACAATGCTAAGACCATGAAAAATCTTCGTTCGCGGATGGACATGGACGTTGAACAAGTTCTGAAACGTGTTAAAATCATCAAGGGAAAGCTCGAAGCCTTAGATCGATCCAATGCAGCTCACCGCAATATTCCAGGGTGTGGTCCAGGATCATCTACGGATCGAACCAGGACATCTGTGGTTAGTGGTTTGGGAAAGAAGCTCAAGGATCTCATGGATAATTTTCAGGACTTGAGAGCTAGAATGGCAGCTGAATACAAGGAAACTGTGGAGCGCAGGTATTTCACAATCACAGGAGAAAGAGCAAGTGACGAAACGATTGAGAATTTGATATCCAGTGGTGAAAGTGAAAGTTTCATGCAAAAGGCAATTCAGGAACAAGGAAGAGGCCAGATTCTTGACACAATATCAGAAATCCAAGAGAGACATGATGCTGTGAAGGAGATAGAGAAGAATTTGATTGAGCTTCACCAGGTATTCTTGGATATGGCTGCTCTTGTGGAAGCTCAGGGTCACCAGCTGAATGATATTGAAAGTCATGTTGCTCACGCCAGCTCGTTCGTGCGGCGAGGAACTGAGCAGCTTCAGGAAGCCAGGGAACATCAGAAGAGCTCTCGGAAGTGGACGTGCATTGCCATCATAGCTGGTGTTGTCCTCATTGTTGTCATGCTACTACCATTTTTACCACAGATCTTGGCTCTCTTGTAG
- the LOC7495265 gene encoding vacuolar protein sorting-associated protein 28 homolog 1 — protein sequence MEVKLWNDKREREMYDNFAELYAIIKATEKLEKGYVRDIISSSQYETECQKLIAHFKTLASTFKDTVPSIERFADTYKMDCPAAINRLVTSGVPATVEHRAAAAASSTTSAAVVAECVQNFITAMDSLKLNMVAVDQVHPLLSDLSASLNKLSILPPDFEGKTKMKEWILRLSKMGAADELTEQQARQLHFDLESSYNSFMAALPSAGT from the coding sequence ATGGAGGTCAAGCTATGGAACGACAAGCGCGAGAGAGAAATGTATGATAATTTTGCTGAGCTATATGCTATAATCAAAGCCACGGAGAAGCTTGAAAAGGGTTATGTTCGTGACATTATATCCTCATCTCAGTATGAAACTGAGTGCCAGAAACTCATTGCCCATTTCAAAACTTTGGCTTCCACCTTTAAAGACACAGTCCCTAGCATTGAGCGCTTTGCAGATACATACAAGATGGACTGCCCAGCTGCCATTAACAGGCTTGTGACCTCGGGGGTGCCTGCCACGGTGGAACACCGTGCTGCTGCAGCTGCCTCATCTACCACCTCAGCTGCCGTTGTGGCAGAGTGTGTTCAGAACTTCATCACAGCTATGGATTCGCTGAAGTTGAATATGGTGGCAGTGGACCAGGTGCATCCTTTGCTTTCAGATCTCTCAGCTTCACTGAACAAGTTGAGTATTTTGCCACCTGACTTTGAGGGCAAGACAAAGATGAAAGAATGGATTTTGAGGTTGTCTAAGATGGGGGCAGCAGATGAGTTGACAGAGCAGCAGGCTCGGCAACTTCACTTTGATTTGGAGTCCTCATACAATTCATTTATGGCAGCTTTGCCTAGTGCTGGCACTTGA